Proteins encoded in a region of the Antedon mediterranea chromosome 2, ecAntMedi1.1, whole genome shotgun sequence genome:
- the LOC140039940 gene encoding uncharacterized protein isoform X2, protein MTSKTGASVDVEIAGNSGDAAIPTTASNPSELANLSNEALNSLSEKFGIPVFAVVASIAALLLGLKLLCCCICIFKMCCKKKKGLKGVDLTSVSMLENSLMEQEAQAYADDNSLLLIGNIS, encoded by the exons ATGACATCCAAAACAGGAGCTAGCGTTGATGTCGAAATAGCGGGCAACTCCGGAGACGCCGCCATACCTACCACAGCATCTAATCCAAGTGAACTTGCAAACCTCTCAAATGAGGCTCTCAATTCTCTCAGTGAAAAATTTGGAA TACCTGTGTTTGCAGTAGTAGCTTCCATAGCTGccctattattaggcctaaaactGTTATGTTGCTGCATATGTATTTTTAAGATGTGctgcaagaaaaaaaaaggtcTGAAGGGCGTTGACTTGACGAGTGTTTCCATGTTAGAAAACAGCTTAATGGAACAG GAAGCTCAAGCATATGCAGATGACAATAGCTTACTGTTGATTGGAAACATCAGCTAA
- the LOC140039940 gene encoding uncharacterized protein isoform X1 — translation MLALFYNNTQQYTKKISVTMTSKTGASVDVEIAGNSGDAAIPTTASNPSELANLSNEALNSLSEKFGIPVFAVVASIAALLLGLKLLCCCICIFKMCCKKKKGLKGVDLTSVSMLENSLMEQEAQAYADDNSLLLIGNIS, via the exons atgttggccttgttttacaACAACACCCAACAATACACCAAAAAG aTATCTGTTACAATGACATCCAAAACAGGAGCTAGCGTTGATGTCGAAATAGCGGGCAACTCCGGAGACGCCGCCATACCTACCACAGCATCTAATCCAAGTGAACTTGCAAACCTCTCAAATGAGGCTCTCAATTCTCTCAGTGAAAAATTTGGAA TACCTGTGTTTGCAGTAGTAGCTTCCATAGCTGccctattattaggcctaaaactGTTATGTTGCTGCATATGTATTTTTAAGATGTGctgcaagaaaaaaaaaggtcTGAAGGGCGTTGACTTGACGAGTGTTTCCATGTTAGAAAACAGCTTAATGGAACAG GAAGCTCAAGCATATGCAGATGACAATAGCTTACTGTTGATTGGAAACATCAGCTAA
- the LOC140041138 gene encoding ras-related protein Rab-5C-like has protein sequence MASRGGAQRPNGTQGKICQFKLVLLGESAVGKSSLVLRFVKGQFHEYQESTIGAAFLTQTVCLDDTTVKFEIWDTAGQERYHSLAPMYYRGAQAAIVVYDITNQDTFGRAKTWIKELQRQASPNIVIALAGNKADLANKRMVEFDEAQAYADDNSLLFMETSAKTAMNVNDIFLAIAKKLPKNEPAGGQAGGQRQGGPVVIPDERGGQSSGSCCAK, from the exons ATGGCAAGCCGAGGCGGAGCACAGCGTCCAAATGGTACCCAGGGCAAGATATGTCAATTTAAACTTGTCCTTCTTGGTGAATCGGCTGTAGGTAAAAGTAGTCTTGTGTTGAGATTTGTAAAAGGGCAGTTTCATGAATATCAAGAATCTACAATTGGAG CTGCCTTCTTAACACAGACGGTTTGTCTAGATGACACAACTGTTAAGTTTGAAATCTGGGACACAGCAGGCCAAGAAAGGTATCATAGCCTAGCCCCTATGTACTACAGAGGTGCCCAGGCAGCTATCGTTGTTTATGACATTACAAATCAA GATACTTTTGGAAGAGCAAAAACCTGGATAAAAGAACTTCAACGTCAAGCCAGCCCAAACATAGTCATAGCCCTTGCTGGAAACAAAGCAGATTTAGCTAATAAAAGAATGGTAGAATTTGAT GAAGCTCAAGCATATGCAGATGACAATAGCTTACTGTTTATGGAAACATCAGCTAAAACAGCAATGAATGTCAATGATATTTTCTTGGCAATAG caaaAAAGCTTCCGAAGAACGAACCAGCTGGCGGTCAAGCCGGAGGCCAAAGACAAGGCGGCCCGGTGGTGATACCTGATGAGAGGGGGGGACAATCTTCAGGTTCATGTTGTGCTAAATGA